Proteins encoded by one window of Panicum virgatum strain AP13 chromosome 7N, P.virgatum_v5, whole genome shotgun sequence:
- the LOC120682718 gene encoding G-type lectin S-receptor-like serine/threonine-protein kinase LECRK3, giving the protein MKIISSSAHKSIVRQSNQLRPMAHLFLLLLLLQLPHSCTRAQEIISTGSALKPEGPNRSWLSPSGNFAFGFRSLETNSSLYLLAIWFEQIEEKTIVWYTNGSTPMSSGSSLQFTHNDGSPMWQSFTTPADTILPSQELSSGTLLQAKLMDTDYSNGRFILSLETDGNLTFYTVAVPTGFNYDGYWSTNTSGNGGKLVYDVNGTIYYALENSMQHPIIVIMPAEMDSMDQFYHWAKLDPDGVLRQYKYPKKVVVSSGLPSAQTVVQAVPANICSIMYSNFGSGVCGYNSYCTFNWNQTETECACAPNYSFFDPERKYKGCKPDFALQSCDLREAQVLEQFQMIPMNNIDWPLRAYEQYFPMNKTTCQNLCLTDCFCAAAVFDQDGHCWKKKLPLSNGNQGSQVQRTVFLKVPKNNYPHPLVNIEATSKWKANRKDWILGGSIAIGISVFLNFLFISAHILRSSFKNPTKKNQIQSWTRAMTRDFTYRELEEATNGFNEEVGRGASGIVYKGHLHDEFRTGIAVKKIDRIPRETEKEFTMEVETIGHTLHKNLVQLLGFCYERNERLLVYPFMPNGSLTKFLFSGMRPSWDLRVDIAHGIARGLLYLHEECGKQIIHCDIKPENILLDDNFIAKISDFGLAKLLKAEQTQTSTGIRGTRGYFAPEWFKNVGISSKVDVYSFGIVLLEIVCCRRNIDLKVADEEQVILAFWAYDCYRCARIDLLVEGDEEAIINMKMVERLTRVALWCIQDEPTMRPTMLKVTKMLDGSTEAPQPPIGIPAFISSLL; this is encoded by the exons ATGAAAATTATATCCTCCTCTGCGCATAAATCTATTGTTCGACAGAGCAACCAGCTAAGACCAATGGCACATTTATTCCTCCTCCTACTACTGTTGCAACTTCCCCACTCATGTACTAGAGCTCAAGAGATTATCAGCACAGGATCCGCTCTGAAACCTGAAGGCCCAAACAGATCATGGCTTTCACCCTCTGGCAATTTTGCCTTTGGTTTCAGATCCCTGGAGACTAACTCCTCACTCTATCTACTTGCCATCTGGTTTGAACAGATAGAAGAGAAGACTATTGTTTGGTACACCAATGGTAGCACACCAATGTCATCTGGTTCAAGCCTGCAATTCACCCATAACG ATGGCTCCCCCATGTGGCAAAGTTTTACTACACCAGCAGACACCATCCTACCATCCCAAGAGTTGTCTAGCGGGACTCTCCTCCAAGCTAAGCTCATGGACACCGATTACTCAAATGGTCGGTTCATCCTCAGTCTTGAAACAGATGGCAACCTGACTTTCTACACAGTTGCTGTTCCAACTGGATTCAACTATGATGGTTATTGGTCCACTAACACGAGCGGAAATGGTGGGAAGCTGGTCTATGATGTGAATGGCACAATCTACTATGCCTTGGAGAACAGCATGCAACACCCTATCATTGTCATCATGCCAGCAGAGATGGATTCAATGGATCAGTTCTATCACTGGGCAAAACTTGACCCAGATGGTGTTCTTCGACAGTACAAGTATCCAAAAAAAGTAGTAGTAAGCAGTGGGTTGCCTTCAGCGCAGACAGTAGTGCAAGCAGTGCCAGCAAATATCTGCTCCATTATGTATTCAAATTTTGGCAGTGGAGTGTGTGGATACAACAGCTATTGCACGTTCAACTGGAACCAGACAGAAACAGAATGTGCTTGTGCACCAAACTATTCCTTCTTTGATCCAGAAAGAAAGTACAAAGGGTGCAAACCAGACTTTGCGTTGCAAAGCTGTGACTTGAGGGAGGCACAAGTACTAGAGCAGTTTCAAATGATTCCAATGAATAACATTGATTGGCCTCTTCGTGCCTACGAGCAGTACTTCCCCATGAACAAGACTACTTGCCAAAACTTATGCCTGACCGATTGCTTCTGTGCTGCTGCGGTGTTTGATCAGGATGGACATTGCTGGAAGAAGAAACTACCTCTGTCTAATGGAAACCAAGGAAGTCAAGTTCAAAGGACAGTTTTCCTCAAGGTACCGAAGAATAATTATCCACACCCTCTAGTTAATATTGAGGCTACAAGTAAATGGAAAGCCAATAGGAAGGACTGGATACTTGGAGGGTCCATCGCTATAGGTATCTCTGTCTTTTTGAACTTTCTCTTCATTTCAGCACATATTCTCAGATCAAGCTTTAAGAACCCCACGAAAAAGAACCAAATACAATCATGGACCAGGGCAATGACAAGAGATTTTACTTATAGAGAGCTTGAGGAGGCAACCAATGGTTTCAATGAGGAGGTGGGCAGGGGGGCTTCTGGTATAGTCTATAAGGGACACCTGCATGACGAGTTTCGCACTGGCATCGCAGTTAAGAAGATTGATAGGATCCCCAGAGAGACGGAAAAGGAGTTCACAATGGAAGTTGAAACAATTGGGCATACACTTCACAAGAATTTAGTCCAGCTGCTGGGATTTTGCTATGAAAGAAATGAAAGGCTACTGGTGTATCCATTCATGCCCAATGGCTCTCTTACTAAGTTCCTTTTCAGTGGCATGAGGCCATCATGGGACCTCCGAGTTGATATTGCCCATGGGATTGCAAGAGGCCTGCTCTACTTGCATGAGGAGTGTGGCAAGCAGATCATACACTGTGATATAAAGCCTGAGAACATCCTTCTTGATGACAACTTTATAGCCAAGATATCAGACTTTGGCCTTGCGAAGCTCCTGAAAGCTGAGCAGACACAAACAAGCACTGGAATCCGAGGTACCCGAGGATACTTTGCTCCAGAGTGGTTCAAGAATGTGGGTATCTCTAGTAAAGTAGATGTATATAGCTTTGGGATAGTCCTTCTAGAGATTGTATGCTGCAGGCGGAACATAGACCTGAAGGTTGCAGATGAGGAGCAAGTTATATTGGCATTCTGGGCATATGATTGCTATCGCTGTGCCCGCATTGACTTGTTAGTTGAAGGTGATGAGGAAGCAATTATTAATATGAAAATGGTGGAAAGACTCACAAGAGTCGCTCTTTGGTGCATACAGGATGAACCAACGATGCGCCCAACTATGCTTAAGGTGACCAAGATGCTTGATGGGTCAACAGAGGCTCCCCAGCCTCCTATTGGCATTCCAGCCTTCATAAGTTCACTTCTGTAA
- the LOC120682848 gene encoding putative protein Brevis radix-like 5, giving the protein MHACFHGAGGGSRVAKSVGIIAKSMKALSLIKVRAAGRGEDESRAPRRQRRRHRRRSPEAETPRDKDAAAASSASSSAKIAPAQPHEADAADHHKDRLHAGEEQRERGGARHEHCDKCCSPLDGGGGAGDEEEATAGAPDSDREWAAEPEPGVLMTLVSRGDGTNHLRRIRFSEEYFGDAWAAQSWWADNCDRIVELYSVIVQPEHPSHGDEDDDDDDPAAPVTPCQSEDDDHQHPDGIGELEYSASCSASASGGSTSNFSGPSSGSGSGGGSANKVDSPILGLVTEADSFARAAQAKHSHKTTRQGQ; this is encoded by the exons ATGCACGCGTGCTTccacggcgctggcggcggcagcagggtcGCCAAGTCCGTCGGCATCATCGCCAAGAGC ATGAAGGCCCTGTCACTCATCAAGGtgagggcggcggggcgcggcgaggacgaatcgcgggcgccgcggcgacagcggcggcggcatcggcggcGTTCCCCGGAGGCCGAGACGCCGCGGGAcaaggacgccgccgcggcgtcgtccGCGTCCTCGTCCGCCAAGATCGCGCCGGCGCAGCCGCACGAAGCCGACGCCGCCGATCACCACAAGGATCGCCTCCACGCGGGCGAGGAGCAGCGGGAGCGTGGAGGGGCGAGGCACGAGCACTGCGACAAGTGCTGCTCTCccttggacggcggcggcggcgctggggacgaggaggaggccaccGCGGGCGCGCCCGACAGCGACCGGGAGTGGgcggcggagccggagcccggGGTGCTCATGACGCTGGTGTCGCGCGGCGACGGCACCAACCACCTCCGCCGCATCCGCTTCAGCGAGGAGTACTTCGGCGACGCCTGGGCGGCGCAGAGCTGGTGGGCCGACAACTGCGACCGCATCGTCGAGCTCTACAGCGTCATCGTCCAGCCCGAGCACCCCTCGCacggcgacgaggacgacgacgacgacgatccgGCAGCGCCCGTCACCCCGTGCCAATCCGAGGACGACGACCACCAACATCCG GATGGGATCGGGGAGCTGGAGTACTCGGCGTCgtgctcggcgtcggcgtcgggagGGTCCACCTCCAACTTCTCCGGGCCgtccagcggcagcggcagcggcggcgggtcggccaACAAGGTGGACTCCCCAATCCTCGGGCTCGTCACCGAGGCCGACAGCTTCGCAAGGGCTGCCCAGGCGAAACACAGCCACAAAACAACGAGACAGGGACAGTGA
- the LOC120682849 gene encoding uncharacterized protein LOC120682849 has product MAEAKPRAQARVAAPAWAQRTEALTHILTHPSHSPSLHSQLFLASRVPCPGSTASYPPFLCPGASLLRWALASVFLPRAARLGLPPSSWRSRCPFQLPPPLVPSAAIEPAPERWGDAELAAYARRRRARRGPLTTRPPMSVAGVLFTTVPSVAIVVAVVRELFWVRPNRI; this is encoded by the coding sequence ATGGCGGAGGCCAAGCCCCGTGCCCAAGCTCGGGTCGCCGCTCCCGCGTGGGCGCAGCGGACCGAGGCCCTGACCCACATCCTTACCCACCCGTCCCACTCGCCGTCGCTCCACTCGCAGCTCTTCCTCGCCTCCCGCGTCCCGTGCCCGGGCTCCACCGCGTCGTACCCGCCCTTCCTCTGCCCCGGCGCCTCGCTCCTCCGCTGGGCGCTCGCCTCCGTCTTCctcccgcgcgcggcgcgcctcggcctcccgccCTCGTCCTGGCGGTCCCGGTGCCCCTTccagctcccgccgccgctcgtgccCTCGGCGGCCATCGAGCCGGCGCCCGAGCGGTGGGGCGACGCCGAGCTCGCGGCGtacgcgcgccggcggcgggcgcggagggGCCCGCTGACGACGCGGCCGCCGATGTCCGTGGCGGGCGTGCTGTTCACCACCGTGCCCAGCGTCGcgatcgtcgtcgccgtcgtaaGGGAGCTCTTCTGGGTCCGGCCCAACCGCATCTGA